Proteins from a genomic interval of Kitasatospora herbaricolor:
- a CDS encoding DUF2797 domain-containing protein encodes MTTSTPPPPAPGWTATGLRWQDGRPVLTARSGGREHARAVASGTRVGWLMGGPRRCTGVRTSSGHHPCPFTAVVEAAGKAVQCQSCQDADPGLALARDQILDNGRTYRLYLAWFGPGVVKVGITAEQRGTTRLLEQAALGWTFVGRGPLPGVRRAELTVAQAGLARERLTTRTKSACWWEVPDAATRRRELAELRTSVLRLLAGHAIELLTDEPLADHVELFGLAAGAPPLYLEVTALDHGATLTGTLRPPIGRHLFLDTGPQDPPLLLDTRLLTGWTLAPAGPTSCTGLATGVRRRPEDKGAQESLF; translated from the coding sequence GTGACCACTTCCACCCCGCCACCGCCCGCCCCCGGCTGGACGGCCACCGGCCTGCGCTGGCAGGACGGCCGCCCGGTGCTCACCGCCCGGAGCGGCGGCCGGGAGCACGCCCGGGCCGTCGCGAGCGGCACACGCGTGGGCTGGCTGATGGGCGGCCCGCGCCGCTGCACCGGGGTCCGGACCTCGAGCGGGCACCATCCGTGCCCGTTCACGGCCGTCGTCGAGGCCGCCGGCAAGGCCGTCCAGTGCCAGTCCTGCCAGGACGCCGACCCCGGGCTCGCCCTCGCCAGGGACCAGATCCTGGACAACGGGCGTACCTACCGGCTCTACCTCGCCTGGTTCGGGCCTGGGGTGGTGAAGGTCGGCATCACCGCCGAACAGCGCGGCACCACCCGGCTCCTGGAGCAGGCCGCCCTCGGCTGGACCTTCGTCGGACGCGGCCCGCTGCCCGGCGTCCGACGGGCCGAACTCACCGTCGCCCAGGCCGGGCTCGCCCGCGAGCGGCTCACCACCCGCACCAAGTCGGCCTGCTGGTGGGAGGTGCCGGACGCCGCGACGCGCCGCCGCGAACTCGCCGAGCTGCGGACGTCGGTGCTGCGCCTGCTGGCGGGCCACGCGATCGAACTGCTGACGGACGAGCCGCTCGCCGACCATGTGGAGCTGTTCGGGCTGGCCGCCGGCGCACCGCCGCTCTACCTCGAGGTCACCGCACTCGACCACGGCGCCACCCTGACCGGGACGCTCCGCCCGCCGATCGGCCGGCACCTCTTCCTCGACACCGGGCCGCAGGATCCGCCGTTGCTGCTGGACACCCGCCTGCTCACCGGCTGGACGCTCGCCCCCGCCGGCCCCACCTCGTGCACGGGGCTGGCGACGGGCGTGCGGCGTCGTCCGGAGGACAAGGGCGCGCAGGAGTCGCTGTTCTGA
- a CDS encoding helix-turn-helix domain-containing protein, giving the protein MPITVDIDVMLARRKMSVGELAERVGITPANLAVLKNGRAKAVRFATLAALCEVLKCQPGDLLRWEAEDAAGG; this is encoded by the coding sequence ATGCCGATCACCGTCGACATCGACGTGATGCTGGCCCGGCGCAAGATGTCCGTCGGTGAGCTCGCCGAGCGGGTGGGGATCACTCCCGCCAACCTGGCGGTACTCAAGAACGGCCGGGCCAAGGCGGTGCGCTTCGCGACGCTGGCCGCGCTCTGCGAGGTGCTCAAGTGCCAGCCCGGCGACCTGCTGCGCTGGGAGGCCGAGGACGCCGCGGGGGGATGA
- a CDS encoding DUF2975 domain-containing protein, translating into MGKLTVRALRAILMLVLVGTVLVQVGLGWALATDPEDGTLPLTALRLITILGLVSVQVAVVCVWKLVAMVRRGTVFSHAAFRYVDGVIGSIVAAALVWFTVTAVNAPGQREDPGVTVIMAGIGVAILGVALVVLVLRMLLTQAVALDVEAARMQAELDEVI; encoded by the coding sequence ATGGGAAAGCTGACGGTGCGCGCGCTGCGCGCCATTCTCATGCTGGTGCTCGTCGGCACCGTGCTCGTTCAGGTGGGGCTGGGTTGGGCGTTGGCCACCGACCCCGAGGACGGCACGCTCCCGCTCACCGCGCTGCGCCTGATCACGATCCTGGGGCTGGTGTCGGTCCAGGTCGCCGTGGTCTGCGTCTGGAAACTGGTGGCGATGGTGCGACGCGGGACGGTGTTCTCGCACGCCGCCTTCCGCTACGTGGACGGTGTGATCGGCTCGATCGTGGCGGCCGCCCTCGTGTGGTTCACGGTCACCGCCGTCAACGCGCCCGGCCAGCGGGAGGACCCGGGCGTCACCGTGATCATGGCCGGGATCGGCGTGGCCATCCTCGGGGTCGCCCTCGTGGTGCTCGTGCTGCGGATGCTGCTCACCCAGGCCGTCGCGCTGGACGTCGAAGCGGCCCGGATGCAGGCCGAGTTGGACGAGGTGATCTGA
- a CDS encoding LacI family DNA-binding transcriptional regulator, whose translation MADVARVAGVSHQTVSRVLNGAPHVRPDTRDRVLAAIRELDYRPNSAARALVTRRSQTLGVVSFGSALYGPASMLDSIEQAARSAGYFVSVASLRSLDSRSVQEAVDRLRDQGVEGVVVLAPQISAVSAVAKLTTTVPVVAIGSGSRSRVPMVAVDNEAGALAATRHLLDLGHATVHHIAGPAGWLETTTRQDGWRKALEAAGARVPAVLTGDWSSRSGYEAGLRIAEDPQVSAVFCANDHMALGLLRALHESGRAIPEDVSVVGFDDIPEAAYFTPPLTTVRQGFGELGRRALELLVAELGGAGGASPSHALVSPEMVLRRSTGPAAQR comes from the coding sequence ATGGCGGACGTGGCCCGGGTCGCGGGAGTGTCCCACCAGACGGTCTCCCGGGTCCTGAACGGTGCGCCGCACGTCCGGCCCGACACCCGGGACCGGGTGCTGGCCGCGATCCGCGAACTCGACTACCGCCCCAACTCGGCGGCCCGGGCGCTGGTCACCCGGCGTTCGCAGACCCTCGGTGTGGTCAGCTTCGGCAGCGCCCTGTACGGGCCCGCCTCGATGCTCGACAGCATCGAGCAGGCCGCCCGCAGCGCCGGCTACTTCGTGAGCGTCGCCAGCCTCCGCTCGCTCGACAGCCGCTCCGTGCAGGAGGCGGTGGACCGGCTGCGCGACCAGGGCGTCGAGGGGGTCGTCGTCCTCGCCCCGCAGATCTCGGCGGTCAGCGCGGTCGCCAAGCTGACCACCACGGTGCCGGTGGTCGCGATCGGTTCGGGCAGCCGCTCCCGGGTGCCGATGGTCGCGGTGGACAACGAGGCGGGCGCGCTCGCCGCCACCCGCCACCTGCTCGACCTCGGGCACGCCACCGTGCACCACATCGCCGGCCCGGCGGGCTGGCTGGAGACCACCACCCGGCAGGACGGCTGGCGCAAGGCGCTGGAGGCGGCGGGTGCCCGGGTGCCGGCCGTGCTGACCGGCGACTGGAGCTCCCGCTCCGGCTACGAGGCCGGCCTCCGGATCGCGGAGGACCCGCAGGTCAGCGCGGTGTTCTGCGCCAACGACCACATGGCCCTCGGCCTGCTGCGCGCCCTGCACGAGTCCGGCCGGGCCATCCCCGAGGACGTCAGCGTGGTCGGGTTCGACGACATCCCCGAGGCCGCCTACTTCACCCCGCCGCTCACCACCGTCCGCCAGGGCTTCGGCGAACTGGGCCGGCGCGCCCTGGAGCTGCTGGTCGCCGAACTGGGCGGCGCCGGTGGCGCGAGCCCGAGCCATGCCCTGGTCTCCCCGGAGATGGTGCTCCGCCGCAGCACCGGGCCCGCCGCGCAGCGCTAG
- a CDS encoding HD domain-containing protein: protein MDFLSLAEVETIARRAHDGQVDKAGRPYAEHLAAVAGGVRERGGSAEQIAAAWLHDAVEDDALTQEWLDAAPLPPAVKAIVAALGKRPGEAPEEYAARILATPGALLVKQADLAHNSDPVRLATLDRATEERLTAKYARMHRLLGLTGPADERRPAG, encoded by the coding sequence ATGGACTTCCTGAGCCTGGCCGAGGTGGAGACGATCGCACGCCGGGCCCACGACGGGCAGGTGGACAAGGCGGGTCGGCCGTACGCCGAGCACCTGGCCGCCGTCGCGGGCGGGGTGCGTGAGCGCGGCGGCAGCGCGGAACAGATCGCCGCGGCCTGGCTGCACGACGCGGTCGAGGACGACGCGCTGACCCAGGAGTGGCTCGACGCGGCGCCGCTCCCGCCGGCGGTCAAGGCGATCGTGGCCGCCCTCGGCAAGCGGCCCGGCGAGGCCCCCGAGGAGTACGCGGCGCGGATCCTGGCCACCCCGGGCGCCCTGCTCGTCAAGCAGGCCGACCTCGCCCACAACTCCGACCCGGTACGGCTGGCCACCCTGGACCGGGCCACCGAGGAGCGGCTCACCGCCAAGTACGCCCGGATGCACCGCCTGCTGGGGCTGACCGGGCCCGCGGACGAACGACGTCCCGCCGGCTGA
- a CDS encoding HPr family phosphocarrier protein: MPRLLVSIGSPTGLHARPAALFVRAAARQPVRVTVRRPGRNPVDARSLLAVLTLAACHGDTLELATDSDHAHAQAALDELAGLLGSDLDSSDGR, translated from the coding sequence GTGCCCCGACTCCTCGTCTCCATCGGTTCGCCCACCGGGCTGCACGCCCGCCCGGCCGCGCTCTTCGTCCGGGCCGCCGCCCGCCAGCCCGTCCGGGTGACCGTCCGCAGGCCCGGCCGGAACCCGGTGGACGCCCGCAGCCTGCTCGCCGTCCTGACCCTCGCGGCCTGCCACGGCGACACCCTGGAGCTCGCCACCGACAGCGACCACGCCCACGCCCAGGCCGCGCTCGACGAACTCGCGGGCCTGCTCGGCAGCGACCTGGACAGCTCGGACGGCCGATGA
- a CDS encoding DeoR/GlpR family DNA-binding transcription regulator, which translates to MYAAERQQQILLLAQQRGRVDVPSLAEEFGVTQETVRRDLSALDRAGLLRRVHGGALPAGSLHLEPGLAERDSTAAGEKERIARAALALLPAEGSVLLDAGTTVSRLAALLPSDSTLNVVTNALPVAARLADHPGLTLHLIGGRLRHRTQAAVDAWALRDLADIHADLAVIATNGFDAEGGLSTPDLAEAAVKRAMVAAARRVVLVADSAKYGARHFARFASLGQIDVLVTDTGLTDEQAAEIEGLGPEVIRA; encoded by the coding sequence ATGTATGCAGCGGAGCGGCAGCAACAGATCCTGCTGCTGGCCCAACAGCGCGGCAGGGTCGACGTACCCTCGCTCGCCGAGGAGTTCGGCGTCACCCAGGAGACCGTCCGGCGCGACCTCAGCGCACTGGACCGGGCCGGGCTGCTGCGCCGGGTGCACGGCGGCGCGCTGCCCGCCGGCAGCCTCCACCTGGAGCCCGGGCTGGCCGAGCGCGACAGCACGGCGGCCGGCGAGAAGGAGCGGATCGCCCGGGCCGCCCTCGCCCTGCTGCCCGCCGAGGGCAGCGTGCTGCTCGACGCCGGCACCACCGTCTCCCGGCTCGCCGCCCTGCTTCCGTCGGACAGCACCCTGAACGTGGTGACCAACGCCCTGCCGGTGGCCGCCCGGCTCGCCGACCACCCCGGCCTCACCCTCCACCTGATCGGCGGACGGCTGCGGCACCGCACCCAGGCCGCCGTCGACGCCTGGGCCCTGCGCGACCTCGCCGACATCCACGCCGACCTGGCGGTGATCGCCACCAACGGCTTCGACGCCGAGGGCGGGCTCAGCACCCCCGACCTCGCGGAGGCCGCGGTCAAGCGCGCCATGGTCGCAGCCGCCAGGCGGGTGGTGCTGGTCGCCGACTCCGCCAAGTACGGCGCCCGGCACTTCGCCCGCTTCGCCTCGCTCGGCCAGATCGACGTGCTGGTCACCGACACCGGGCTGACCGACGAGCAGGCCGCCGAGATCGAGGGCCTGGGACCGGAGGTGATCCGCGCATGA
- the pfkB gene encoding 1-phosphofructokinase: MIVTMTPNPSLDRTYELERLHRGEVNRAASERVDPGGKGVNVARALTAAGHRTTAVLPLGGFSGLLLSDLLLRQGIDVTTVPVRGETRTNVTVVEGDRTLTKINSSGPELTAQESAALLAAVHEDFAGTPVDWLACCGSLPRGLAPGWYAELVVRVHARGARTAVDTSGPALLAVLGARPDVVKPNREELAEAAGREVASVGDAFEAARHLIKQGAQQVLASLGPDGMLLVSEEGSWFGTAPVAAVRSDVGAGDASLAGFLGAGGSGPGALAAALAHGAAAVRLPGSAMPTPADLDPDAVSVTADLPLERPLAG; this comes from the coding sequence ATGATCGTCACCATGACGCCGAACCCGAGCCTGGACCGGACCTACGAGCTGGAGCGGCTGCACCGGGGCGAGGTCAACCGGGCCGCGTCCGAGCGGGTGGACCCCGGCGGCAAGGGCGTCAACGTGGCCCGCGCGCTGACCGCCGCCGGCCACCGGACCACGGCCGTGCTGCCGCTCGGCGGCTTCTCCGGGCTGCTGCTCTCCGACCTCCTGCTCCGCCAGGGGATCGACGTGACGACCGTGCCGGTCCGGGGCGAGACCCGGACCAACGTCACCGTGGTCGAGGGCGACCGCACCCTCACCAAGATCAACTCGTCGGGGCCGGAGCTGACCGCGCAGGAGTCGGCCGCCCTGCTGGCCGCCGTCCACGAGGACTTCGCCGGCACCCCGGTGGACTGGCTGGCCTGCTGCGGCAGCCTGCCGCGCGGCCTGGCCCCCGGGTGGTACGCCGAACTGGTCGTCCGGGTGCACGCCCGCGGCGCCCGGACGGCGGTCGACACCTCCGGCCCCGCCCTGCTCGCCGTCCTCGGCGCCCGGCCCGACGTGGTGAAGCCCAACCGGGAGGAGCTGGCCGAGGCGGCCGGCCGGGAGGTGGCCAGCGTCGGCGACGCCTTCGAGGCGGCCCGCCACCTGATCAAGCAGGGCGCCCAGCAGGTGCTGGCCAGCCTCGGCCCGGACGGCATGCTGCTGGTCTCGGAGGAGGGCAGCTGGTTCGGCACCGCGCCGGTCGCCGCCGTCCGCAGCGACGTGGGCGCGGGCGACGCCTCCCTCGCCGGGTTCCTCGGTGCCGGCGGCTCGGGGCCCGGGGCGCTGGCCGCGGCGCTGGCGCACGGCGCAGCCGCCGTCCGACTGCCGGGCAGCGCGATGCCGACCCCGGCCGACCTCGATCCGGACGCGGTCTCGGTCACCGCCGACCTGCCGCTGGAGCGGCCGCTGGCCGGCTGA
- a CDS encoding PTS fructose transporter subunit IIABC, with protein sequence MHDSGRLITPPLVDLYLAPEEKTEALRSLAQRLLAEGRITDLDGFLADVAAREAQAPTGMGEGIGIPHCRSAHVTRPSLAFGRSARGLDFDAPDGRPADLVFMIAAPDGADDDHLRILAALARRLTDPEFTGALRAATDPTAVAALVNGEDTPTAPAPAPDAAPAAGAAPGTATATTGAGPRPRLVAVTSCPTGIAHTYMAAQALEQAAARAGAEIQVETQGSAGSTPLAPEVIAAADAVILAHDVEVRDRGRFAGKPTVDVGVKAGVNRADELVARALGAARAGAPGGPAPGGAKAHAGAGGGPAAARREDHWGSRLRQYLMTGVSYMIPFVAAGGLLIALGFAIGGYEISSAPSVVGHFDWTSQQSWAAMLFQAGSAAFGFLVPILSGYIAYAVADRPALTPGIVGGAISVTVGAGFLGGLVSGLASGFLVLWMGRWRVPKAIRGIMPVVVIPLVSVAAIGFLMFVVVGSPIASVMSGLTDWLNGLSGTNAILLGILLGAMMAFDLGGPLNKVAYTFAAGALTTAGSTPDAGSLKVMAAVMAAGMTPPLGMALATTLRARLFTREERENGKAAWVLGASFITEGAIPFAAADPLRVIPAAIAGSMTAGGLVMAFGSTLRAPHGGIWVLPLIGDPVLYVLAIAAGTLVTAVLVLVLKGIRGKAPAGVPERGSVPAGV encoded by the coding sequence ATGCACGACTCCGGCAGACTGATCACTCCCCCGCTCGTCGACCTCTACCTCGCCCCCGAGGAGAAGACCGAAGCCCTGCGCTCGCTCGCCCAGCGGCTGCTCGCCGAGGGCCGGATCACCGACCTCGACGGCTTCCTCGCCGACGTCGCCGCCCGCGAGGCCCAGGCGCCGACCGGCATGGGCGAGGGCATCGGCATCCCGCACTGCCGGTCGGCGCACGTCACCCGGCCCAGCCTGGCCTTCGGGCGCAGCGCGCGGGGCCTGGACTTCGACGCCCCCGACGGCCGCCCGGCCGACCTGGTCTTCATGATCGCGGCACCGGACGGCGCGGACGACGACCACCTGCGGATCCTGGCCGCGCTGGCCCGCCGACTGACGGACCCGGAGTTCACCGGCGCCCTGCGGGCCGCCACCGACCCGACCGCCGTCGCCGCCCTGGTGAACGGCGAGGACACCCCGACGGCCCCCGCCCCCGCCCCCGATGCCGCGCCGGCCGCGGGCGCCGCACCCGGCACCGCCACCGCCACGACCGGGGCCGGGCCACGGCCCCGCCTGGTCGCCGTGACCTCCTGCCCGACCGGCATCGCCCACACGTACATGGCCGCCCAGGCCCTGGAACAGGCCGCCGCCCGGGCCGGCGCCGAGATCCAGGTGGAGACCCAGGGCTCGGCCGGCTCCACCCCGCTCGCCCCCGAGGTGATCGCGGCGGCGGACGCGGTGATCCTCGCGCACGACGTGGAGGTCAGGGACCGCGGCCGGTTCGCCGGCAAGCCCACCGTGGACGTGGGCGTGAAGGCGGGCGTCAACCGGGCCGACGAGCTGGTCGCCCGGGCGCTCGGGGCCGCCCGGGCCGGCGCGCCGGGCGGCCCCGCGCCGGGCGGCGCGAAGGCCCACGCGGGCGCCGGCGGCGGACCGGCCGCGGCCCGGCGGGAGGACCACTGGGGCAGCCGGCTCCGGCAGTACCTGATGACCGGCGTCAGCTACATGATCCCGTTCGTGGCGGCGGGCGGACTGCTGATCGCGCTCGGCTTCGCGATCGGCGGGTACGAGATCTCGTCCGCGCCCTCCGTGGTCGGCCACTTCGACTGGACCTCCCAGCAGAGCTGGGCCGCGATGCTCTTCCAGGCCGGCTCGGCCGCCTTCGGCTTCCTGGTGCCGATCCTCTCCGGCTACATCGCGTACGCCGTCGCCGACCGGCCGGCCCTGACGCCGGGCATCGTCGGCGGCGCGATCTCGGTGACGGTCGGCGCGGGCTTCCTCGGCGGTCTGGTGTCCGGACTGGCCTCCGGCTTCCTGGTGCTCTGGATGGGGCGCTGGCGGGTGCCGAAGGCGATCCGGGGGATCATGCCGGTGGTGGTGATCCCGCTGGTGTCGGTCGCGGCGATCGGCTTCCTGATGTTCGTGGTGGTGGGCTCGCCGATCGCCTCGGTGATGAGCGGGCTGACGGACTGGCTGAACGGCCTCTCCGGCACCAACGCGATCCTGCTGGGCATCCTGCTGGGCGCGATGATGGCCTTCGACCTGGGCGGCCCGCTCAACAAGGTGGCCTACACCTTCGCCGCGGGCGCGCTCACCACGGCCGGCTCCACCCCGGACGCCGGCAGCCTCAAGGTGATGGCCGCGGTGATGGCGGCCGGCATGACCCCGCCGCTGGGGATGGCGCTCGCCACCACGCTGCGGGCCCGGCTCTTCACCCGGGAGGAGCGGGAGAACGGCAAGGCGGCCTGGGTCCTCGGGGCCTCCTTCATCACCGAGGGCGCGATCCCCTTCGCCGCCGCCGACCCGCTCCGGGTGATCCCCGCCGCGATCGCCGGCAGCATGACCGCCGGCGGCCTGGTGATGGCCTTCGGGTCCACCCTGCGGGCCCCGCACGGTGGCATCTGGGTGCTGCCGCTGATCGGCGACCCCGTCCTGTACGTGCTGGCGATCGCGGCCGGCACCCTGGTCACGGCGGTGCTGGTGCTGGTGCTGAAGGGCATCCGCGGCAAGGCCCCGGCGGGTGTCCCGGAGCGGGGGAGCGTCCCGGCGGGCGTCTGA
- a CDS encoding dsRBD fold-containing protein has product MHNQWDVELSFEEDGVHTECEARLVGARAPGLNAHGESVRSADDRPLARIGEEMAAARALEELSRKLRSQVVGEIDDEGHRPAYLIY; this is encoded by the coding sequence ATGCACAACCAGTGGGATGTGGAGCTGAGTTTCGAGGAGGACGGGGTGCACACCGAGTGCGAGGCCAGACTGGTCGGCGCGCGGGCGCCGGGTCTGAACGCCCACGGTGAGTCCGTCCGCAGCGCCGACGACCGGCCGCTGGCCCGGATCGGCGAGGAGATGGCGGCCGCCCGAGCGCTGGAGGAACTCTCCCGCAAGCTGCGCAGCCAGGTCGTCGGCGAGATCGACGACGAGGGGCACCGGCCCGCCTACCTGATCTACTGA
- a CDS encoding DMT family transporter: MVVFLLAVGAACCLGLGFVLQQQAAQRAPRSDLLHWRLLLDLMRMPQWLLGTAFMVSGLALSALALDKGEVSLVEPLLATNLLFAMALARVLTRQSLGRSGWCGVLLLAAGVTMFIVAGKPQGGGTEAGALRHWLTVGIVVGLTLLLVSTARRMPLLEEATLLALAAGLLYGLQDALTRTVAQRLDHHGLGEVLRTWEPYAVLAAGVVGLLLVQSAFEAAPLRMSLPALTAAQPLTGIACAVAFLGDRLRVTPAALAWEAAGLVCIVVGVVVIGRHPAMPGSGHRHGPLHRHGADPGAGAGPGADSGPGPGSGPGAGGGNGSGPGTGPGS, from the coding sequence GTGGTGGTCTTCCTCCTGGCTGTCGGCGCGGCCTGCTGCCTGGGTCTCGGGTTCGTCCTCCAGCAACAGGCGGCCCAGCGCGCACCGCGCTCCGACCTGCTGCACTGGCGGCTGCTGCTGGACCTGATGCGGATGCCGCAGTGGCTGCTGGGCACCGCTTTCATGGTCAGCGGGCTGGCCCTGAGCGCGCTCGCGCTGGACAAGGGCGAGGTCTCGCTGGTCGAACCGCTGCTGGCCACCAACCTGCTCTTCGCGATGGCACTGGCCCGGGTCCTGACCCGCCAGTCGCTCGGCCGCTCCGGCTGGTGCGGGGTGCTGCTGCTGGCCGCCGGCGTGACGATGTTCATCGTGGCCGGCAAACCGCAGGGCGGCGGGACGGAGGCGGGCGCGCTGCGGCACTGGCTGACGGTGGGCATCGTGGTCGGGCTGACCCTGCTGCTGGTGTCGACCGCCCGCCGGATGCCGCTGCTGGAGGAGGCCACCCTGCTCGCGCTGGCCGCGGGCCTGCTGTACGGCCTGCAGGACGCCTTGACCCGGACGGTCGCGCAGCGGCTGGACCATCACGGGCTCGGCGAGGTGCTGCGCACCTGGGAGCCGTACGCGGTGCTGGCCGCCGGTGTGGTGGGGCTGCTGCTGGTGCAGAGCGCCTTCGAGGCCGCGCCGCTGCGGATGTCCCTGCCCGCGCTGACGGCGGCCCAGCCGCTCACCGGGATCGCCTGCGCGGTGGCCTTCCTCGGTGACCGGTTACGGGTCACGCCCGCGGCGCTGGCCTGGGAGGCCGCCGGGCTGGTCTGCATCGTGGTCGGGGTGGTGGTGATCGGCCGTCACCCGGCCATGCCCGGCTCCGGCCATCGCCACGGCCCACTGCACCGCCACGGTGCCGATCCCGGGGCCGGGGCCGGTCCCGGTGCCGATTCCGGGCCCGGGCCCGGCTCCGGCCCGGGGGCGGGCGGCGGCAACGGCTCCGGCCCGGGCACCGGCCCCGGCAGCTGA